A single region of the Fusarium keratoplasticum isolate Fu6.1 chromosome 7, whole genome shotgun sequence genome encodes:
- a CDS encoding Carboxylic ester hydrolase, translated as MAWTPALVSFLLLTLPSVGASPSQSSSYANGCAGLKQRVQLPNATVHLSEVVKAGTNLTFPNYDPTCTLTSQVVKSDICRLSFDVATSSDSSVRFEAWLPLDWSGRFLGVGNGGLGGCFKYDDLNYGSSHGFATIGTNNGHDGNQGKPFYKHPGVVEDYAYRAIHLEAVLGKKIVQTFYGTRHKKSYYLGCSTGGRQGFKEAQEFPEDFDGIVAGAPAFDMTALFFWTGYLPKVLGKPGSPSYLGAAEWNAVYNDILEQCDELDGVKDGVIEDPDLCQYRPEALICGKRKGKTCLTGAQAAAVRDVLSPAYGPEGELVYPRLQPGSNVTDRLVSNQPFGYLLDWMRYVVREDPSWDPWTFNVNDWVQLSGRDDYGVKTWNGDLSRVRDRGAKIIHFHGLQDPLISSDNSARYYDHVSRTMELSSKELDEFYRYFRISGMAHCRGGTGANKIGNNLDTLDKYEPESNVLAAIVNWVEKGKAPESVLGTQYALTGSKEKVASRRHCRWPRRNVYIGGDSTSPKSWRCE; from the coding sequence atggcttggACACCGGCCCTCGTTTCATTCCTCTTACTCACCCTGCCAAGTGTTGGGGCCTCCCCAAGCCAAAGCTCCTCCTACGCCAATGGCTGCGCTGGCTTGAAACAGAGAGTACAACTCCCCAATGCGACGGTTCACCTCTctgaggttgtcaaggccgGCACAAATTTGACCTTTCCCAACTACGACCCGACTTGCACTCTCACGTCTCAGGTTGTCAAGTCCGACATCTGCCGCCTCTCATTCGACGTTGCCACCAGCTCTGATAGCAGTGTTCGCTTTGAGGCTTGGCTTCCTTTGGACTGGAGTGGTCGATTCTTGGGTGTTGGGAACGGAGGATTGGGAGGCTGCTTCAAGTATGATGATCTCAACTACGGCTCCTCACATGGCTTCGCGACCATTGGCACAAACAACGGCCATGACGGAAATCAAGGGAAGCCTTTCTACAAGCATCCAGGCGTTGTCGAAGATTACGCATATCGTGCCATTCACCTAGAGGCAGTCCTCGGCAAGAAGATCGTTCAGACATTTTACGGCACTCGACATAAGAAGTCCTACTACCTGGGCTGCTCGACAGGCGGAAGACAAGGCTTTAAGGAGGCTCAAGAGTTCCCCGAAGACTTCGATGGCATCGTTGCAGGCGCGCCTGCTTTTGACATGACGGCTCTATTTTTCTGGACTGGCTATCTTCCCAAGGTCCTTGGAAAGCCAGGATCTCCAAGTTACCTTGGCGCCGCTGAGTGGAACGCTGTCTACAATGATATTCTCGAACAGTGTGATGAGCTAGACGGTGTCAAAGACGGTGTCATCGAGGACCCTGATCTCTGCCAATACCGACCCGAAGCCCTCATCTGTGGAAAACGCAAGGGCAAGACCTGTCTAACGGGCGCgcaagctgctgctgtcagGGATGTTCTGTCACCTGCCTATGGCCCAGAGGGAGAGCTGGTTTACCCAAGACTTCAGCCTGGCAGTAACGTTACCGACCGATTGGTGTCTAACCAGCCGTTTGGCTACCTTCTCGACTGGATGCGTTATGTTGTCAGGGAGGACCCCTCGTGGGATCCCTGGACTTTCAACGTCAATGACTGGGTTCAGCTGTCCGGAAGGGACGACTACGGTGTCAAGACCTGGAACGGTGACCTGAGTCGAGTTCGCGACCGAGGAGCCAAGATCATTCACTTCCACGGCCTTCAAGATCCTCTCATCAGCAGCGACAACTCGGCTCGGTACTACGATCACGTTAGTCGAACGATGGAGCTGTCATCTAAGGAACTAGACGAGTTTTACCGGTATTTCCGCATCTCCGGCATGGCTcactgccgaggaggaactgGAGCCAACAAGATTGGAAACAACTTGGATACGCTCGATAAGTATGAGCCAGAGAGCAACGTACTGGCAGCCATTGTCAACTGggttgagaagggcaaggcacCAGAGTCTGTTTTGGGTACGCAGTATGCGTTGACGGGGagcaaggagaaggttgCCTCGAGAAGACACTGTCGATGGCCACGACGCAATGTGTATATTGGAGGTGATTCGACGTCTCCCAAGAGCTGGCGATGTGAGTAA